The region CGCCAGCCTAAGCCCTGGAGGGGTGGCCGTCCTGACAGGAGAGTATAACCAAAGAGAGGGTCAAGGAGAGCTGCGGGTGGCCCGGGACAGTGACAGCATCTTCTCTCTCAAGATCTTTCGTCTTCGCCCAGAAGATAGCGGCAAATACAACTGCAGAGTGACGGAGAGGGAGCGGTCTGCATCTGGAGAGATGGTGGACCGTGACAGCAAGAGACCAAAGAACATCCCGATCACGGTCTCACCTCTGAGTAAGTTGTCACTACTGTCCAGCTCCATCCTAGCTGGCCCCTTGTGAGCAAGACCCTGCTAAGGCTGTCATCCCCCTTTCCCTCTCTAAATCAGAGCACATTTGCTATGGCTTTGCCCTTTCATTCCCCAAATAAGCGATCATTCCCCGCGGCTTTGTGCCCCCAATGAGTGGGCATCTGCCATTGCTTAATTTCTTTTCTGCACCCTCCATTCCCCATAAGTGGGCATCTGCCATGCCCTATACCCCCGAATGAGTGGGCATTTACAGTGGCTTTCCCCCCTCTTCTCAAATGAGTAAGCATCTGCTGTGGTTTTGCCAGAATGAGTGGGCATCTGCCATGGCACATTTCCCCACCCCGCATCCTCTGTCTGCAATGAGTGGACATCCCCTTCATGAGTGGGCACCGGCTGTGGCTCTCCTTCCACCAAATAAGTGAGCATCCACCGGGGTTTTGCCCCCTCCTCCCAATGATGGAGCATCGAGCATTCGCCATGTCTATCCACCCCTTCCATAAACGAGCAACCGTTATGGTCCCCCATCTGTGAGAGAGCCTGAAGCCCATTACTTGGTAATTTTGTTTCTGTGAATGATCTAATTTTTCTCACGGGTCTCCTTCCTCTTTTGCAGAGACTTCTGTTACAGTCACTGTGGTGGCAAATTCCAGCTCTGTCCTGGAAGGCTCTCGCATCTTCTTGACTTGCTTGGTGGCCTCACTGTCTGGTCCGCAGAGCCGCATATCGGCCTCATGGCACCTCCAAGACGCGCAGAACCGGCAAAGAGAGGTGATCCAACAAGACCGGGATGGGGTGACCTGGGCAAGTCAGGCTTACCGAGAACGAGCCAGTACTGGAGGTCTGAGGATGGTGAGGTCCAGCTCCGACACCTTCACTCTAGAGCTGGAAAGCAGTCAACGCCAAGATGCCGGTGCTTACGAATGCCGTGTCACAGAGTGGTTGCCGAGCTATGATGGAGATTGGCAAAGGTTGGGCGAGAGGTCCTCCAAGACCAGTGTGGACGTAACCTCTCTAGGTGAGTCATATGGGTCAAGTATGGCCTtcactccaatcacatccagagcttcctcCACAAATCAATTGGCTGGGATCCTCTATCCCTGTGCCGACAGATGTACCCCTAACTGACCTGAGATCCCATAATGCACTGCTTTGTAATTTTTAAGGTGCCATATAAGTTTGCCGAACGTGCAGAGAACAGTATTGTGATGCGAGGGAGGGGGCAATGACCTCGGTGCCCTCGTTTCTTAGAAGTGCTATaataacagaatagtgagtgccactccggatgtgactggagtgtTAGACATGAGGTACTGGTGTTACAATCATAGACAGTTTATTTATGTGCACCCCCGGCGGTTGTTATGTCTGTAGCTGCTGGCATTGGTCCATCTCGTGCCATGTGTGGAATGTGCTGTCCTCTCACAATACGACTGGAGACAATGAACGCAAGTAGCGCAACACGGCTGAGTGACTGTGAGCAATGTTTGCCTGAGAACTCAGAGATGAGTCGCCCAGAGAGAGAGTGCCTAAAATCACAACCTGCCCCAACCACTTCATTGAGACTTTCTCACCAATGGGTGGTCGCGGAGTTGACCGCGTCTACATATAGTAGTAGCAGTGCTGATCTGGTGGGAAGTCGCAGACTGATGGTGGAGGAAGCAGGGCCctgagcagcacagagtatttcaggattGTGTGTtaattttcttcttctcttccagaGACTGGTTTTGCGGTCATGGCCATTTCCCGCACCCCTGGCGTCAGCTACTATGACTCTTTCGACCTTCAGTGTATCCTCAAGCCACACTATCCGTCCTGGGTGGGCATAACGGTGACCTGGCGATTTCAGCCGGCCAGCGGAGGGGACACCCATGACTTGGTGACATTCAGTCGCTCTGGTGGTGTCCAGTGGGGAGAGCGAGCTGGCAACTTCCGCGGCCGCAGCATCGTGGAGAAAGCGGATTCCAGCCACAACGTGCGTCTGAGCATCAGCCGGGCCAGCGAGTCTGAGGCTGGGAAGTACCAGTGTGTGGCTGAGCTGTGGAGGAGAGACTACAACGCTAGCTGGGCCCGCCTGGCCGAGAGGGCCTCCAACCTGCTAGAGATCCGAGTCCAGCGACCAGGTGAGAGACCTCTGCCGTCACATAATGGGGGAGGCTGCGCTCACAGAGTCGGGCGTGGCGCCCGCTGTCAGACTGGTAAATCCAGATTTTGCacccctctccttccctccagtgaCTGGAGAGAAGCCAGGTAAGTGCTCCATGTGAGCATGGAGTTTGACACCACTACTTCTGCTATCTGGGTCCACCACAGCACACAGCCCCTACCACAGCTACCGTACCCAATCTATACTGTGTGCACCGGGCATATCACCCTAGAAGAAAACCCAGCAGCGCTGTAATATCTGAAGGCGTAGTAAGCAGCAGAGCTGTCTGGGTTGCACCATACTTGTGAGTGTGACTATACAAACAAATGTTGTGGGTATGTAAATGAGGgctatggttaaaaaaaagttatggaaatTGAGTTGCTGTCAGCAGCTATGTTACCCTCTTTGAGAGCAGCGTGTGGCAGTGCCAGGGAGGCTGCTGAAATCTGAGACCATTAATAGGTGGTATTAAACTTTGGGGGGGGCTGTTGGGCACTTTTGCTTCTGACATTCGTCCTAAGGACGATCACCCCTGTGCTTTCGGACAGTAGtgagttgttcagtgaatggaggcagagtgcgctggagatctcttctggtcgCCATtctctgtgaacaggcagttgttcgtaGATGTAGAGCTGCCTGTTTGCATCGAGTGAGAgtcgttctattgaacctaatagctcagggcacaccgtgcggaattccactgcagaattccgcaccatgaaatctcccatcctcacccgcggcatgctctatttgccgcgggtgtacacgcagacggcttccattgcagtcaatggaagccgtccgttcacgctatctcccgctgtagcacagcggaagatagcgtgaaaacgcttccctgcctaccgccgccgcgtcatatgacacggccggccgcgtcatatgacgcgttgggcgtgtcatatgacgcagccggcgtgTCATAtaacgcggcggcggtgggtggggaagcgtcatgcaggacccagaacgccggatccgctggtaagtatggggtctctggggggcgccatgacgggcttcgccgcggaatattccgcggcagggcccgtcacggccgtgtgcagccggtcttAGACTGTATTCGTAAATCTGCCTCTTTGTATTTTGGTAAAAAACTCAGGTTTATTAGTTTCTGTGAGCGTTTTGAACTTGAGCTTTTTTACTGCTCTCTTTTTTttgccctctctctccttgctaccTTCCTTTGCAGTCTCTTCCGCTCACTGCAGTCTCTTCTGCTCACTGCAGTGTCTCCCTCCCTGCTGCAGCTCATAAACTGGAAGCTATTAGCCGTGTCCCCCTGGATGTCCCGGCTCAGCCTTGTTCAATAACCGTTGCTCTGCGCCCAGTAGAGTCGTTCGTGATTATTACGAATGTGCAGATCCCCTCCATAGACGGGGCTGCGCTGCATTCTGGAGGGGGTGACTCCACACTAGATGCATTTTCAAGTTACATCGCCACCACCAttgttttttcctgtgatgtgctCTTGGTCTTTAATGGGGCGAGGAGGACGGGTCACATCCTGTGCGCTTATATAATTAAAATGTACCTCTTCTCCCTTTCATAAATGGCGCAGTCACATGACTTCTCAGCTGTAGTCAGCCGTGTTCTGTTGTGTGAACGTGACATGTCTGTGTAGGGACAGCAGCCTGTATACGACTCCAGCATATATAGGGTTAGTGCAGcctataaaatatgtatatataattgcCTTTATGGATCCGGCTGCCTACAGGGTAATGTTATGGAGGTTCTGAGTCTATATGGGGTTCTCTGCTGTATGCCGCCTCCTTGGCATAATCTGGCCCTGCTGGCCCTCGTTAACATAAGATGAGGCTCAGTTATGGTGTCTTTTTCCCGTCTCTATTCCTGCGTTGTCCTTCATCTCGTACGCCCACTCCTTGGGACTCTTGTGTCTGTGGTTCCCCTGGAAACGTGGGTCTCCTTAGCAACGGTTGCCTGGGAGGAAGCTGATCGGAGTCTTTGGGTCCCGGTATCAATCGGGAACAAGAGAATTGGGGCATCAGGAACGATGAGAACCTGGAAGATAAAGCAATGCGTGGGATGCCAGgatgagatggggggggggggggtggagggcatCGTGTCCTCCACCGTCCAGTCTGGTATATTGCAGGAGTACGGAAAAGCTGTGGAAGCTGTAAAGGCGACTATATTcgttgtcactcagcttttccaGATCCTGAATGGCAGGCCTATGTTCGCAATGATGGCTCCCAGGGTTTATCACCCAGCTTTGCTGAACTCCTGAATGACCGTATACCAGTGCAGCGAGTCTGTACTAGGCAGGTTTATGATTTACGGTGGGGATCGTTATTCTTACGGTTGCAtctctgtcctttttttttcagtgtcGCGGCTGCAGGTCAGTAAAGGGAAGCGCTCTGTGGTGGTGCTGGAGGGTGCAGCGGTGACCCTGACCTGCACGGTGCACGCTCAGAGCAACCCGGGCTCCCGCTTTTCGGTACTGTGGTTCGCTCAGGAGCCCTCGGGTGCTGATGGGAAGCTGATTGTGCGCAGCGGAGCCAGTATGGAGTATGGCACTTACGCCGAAGAGGCAGATCTAAAGAATCGGCTGCAGCTGGAGGAGCTGACCCCCGGACACTACACACTCACCCTTCTGGGGGTGCGACAGGAGGACAGTGGCGGCTACTACTGCCAGGTGGAGGAGTCGGTGCTCGACCCCAACCAGGCCTGGTACCAGTTAGCCAAGGATGCATCAGGGCTAACAGAGGTCAACGTGAAAATACCCGGTAAGAACTGTGGGGTAGGGTATGGCATGAGCTGACTATGGTGGGGGGCATGGGCAAGTAAAAGAAGGGGAATCAGGCTGAGGATGGTAGGTTTAGGTTGAGAGAAAATGGGGACCAAATGATGGGGTACAAAAAGGGCACGAGGTAAAGGAAAGGGGCATTAGAGGTGGGGTTGGTCAGGAGTGACTTAAGAGTGAAAGAGTAGCATTGATCAGCCGTATACACAGGGCATGGCTTGGCGCTAGTCACTGCTGTATGGGAAGGGTTGCCAGTCAGTAGTAGATGAGGCAAAGGGGCACCATTCTTAATGTATTTTGAAACAGGCACTAGATGTGAAGACAGGACAGAAATTGGGAAAGAGGAGTCCTGATAAAGGTAATATTGTTTGCTAGGCGGTCAGTAGTGTCAGGTTAACCTATGTGCCCCTTCTCCACAGATAAGAACCTGCAAGTGGATCAACTCCCACGAAATGTTACCTCCTTGGAGGGTGAGAGCTTCACAGTGACGTGCCAGGTGATGAACCGCACACTGCCGCAGTCCCGCCTGTCTCTGGAGTGGCTGGTCTGGAGGGCAGGAGAGCCAGAGAGGAGAACAGTGGCCAGGTTATCCCCAGATGGCATCGCTCTGCAGCCCAGTGAGGATGAAGATAGAGGAGGCTTGGAGCTGCCCAGTCGTTTTCATCTCTGGCAGCCGTCCCCCGGGCTGCACACCCTCACCTTACACCAGGCTGAGGTGCAAGACAGCGGAGCCTATAGCTGCCGGGTACAGGAATGGCTGCAGGACCCAAGGGGGCAGTGGTACAAGCAGGCAGATGAGCGATCAGCTGCCACTTATGTCAGTGTGCGGCGTCCAGGTGAGTGCTACAAGCTGCTGGGACTACAGAGAACCCCAATTTCTGTATATTGGCGTAAAGCCAAGACCTCTGAACAAATCTCTgctgtcctgatagtttgttacaatgtagtgTAGCTAACCTGTATCAGTTCAGAGTCTAGGCATAGCGGATTGTCTAGAAGGGATACAAATGTAATATACCCTCATCTATGTACGATGTAATGGGTCGGGACAAGTTCTCGATCTTTAGGTGTCGACATTGAAAGTTTCattaactgacagcaagcagagatctaggAAATGTTGAGGATGTGAAATCCTACTGGGGAAATTTATAAAGACAAGCATTTTATatgccagccttaaaggggtattcccatctcctaCACTTATAGCATATGCCATAAGTATCTGATAGAGGTGGATCCCACCTCTGGAACCCACAACTATCACCAAAGTGGTGGTCTGTTGACTACATCTTGGCTCATCTCCGCAGCGGTGAACTGGCTGTGCTACAGTGTTCCCGTAACTCATTCATGCCTATAGGAGTTGCAGAAACTACCGAGCTCAGCCAGTTTGGATGCTTCCAATGATGGCTTTGCTATCTCGATTAGTTGAGATGGAAGTTTCTTTTTAAA is a window of Eleutherodactylus coqui strain aEleCoq1 chromosome 4, aEleCoq1.hap1, whole genome shotgun sequence DNA encoding:
- the LOC136625188 gene encoding immunoglobulin superfamily member 3-like, translated to MGYLGIWLLAGVLVVGVSWAQREVTMQQGPLYRTVGSHITIWCKVSGYQGASEQNFQYSIYLPSAPDREVQMVSTQDPSFSYTIYNQRVRTGDISVERVTGDHTLLHIRQLQDRDTGEYECHTPNTDPKFYGSYSAKVNLSVIPDTLLVSSSAQTLQKVEGGSLQLSCEVSHSTLQHTHLSVSWYRKNGEQTEEIISLNRDFSLSPGSSYAQRFSVGDVRMDKVGNSTFRLTVYNLQPSDQGEVYCQGALWIEDPDRSWFAMTRKRSEGSEVIVQATDREFNVRLETDRRMYSAGESAELRCIIEAQNAADRVFAVSWAFNSSLIASLSPGGVAVLTGEYNQREGQGELRVARDSDSIFSLKIFRLRPEDSGKYNCRVTERERSASGEMVDRDSKRPKNIPITVSPLKTSVTVTVVANSSSVLEGSRIFLTCLVASLSGPQSRISASWHLQDAQNRQREVIQQDRDGVTWASQAYRERASTGGLRMVRSSSDTFTLELESSQRQDAGAYECRVTEWLPSYDGDWQRLGERSSKTSVDVTSLETGFAVMAISRTPGVSYYDSFDLQCILKPHYPSWVGITVTWRFQPASGGDTHDLVTFSRSGGVQWGERAGNFRGRSIVEKADSSHNVRLSISRASESEAGKYQCVAELWRRDYNASWARLAERASNLLEIRVQRPVSRLQVSKGKRSVVVLEGAAVTLTCTVHAQSNPGSRFSVLWFAQEPSGADGKLIVRSGASMEYGTYAEEADLKNRLQLEELTPGHYTLTLLGVRQEDSGGYYCQVEESVLDPNQAWYQLAKDASGLTEVNVKIPDKNLQVDQLPRNVTSLEGESFTVTCQVMNRTLPQSRLSLEWLVWRAGEPERRTVARLSPDGIALQPSEDEDRGGLELPSRFHLWQPSPGLHTLTLHQAEVQDSGAYSCRVQEWLQDPRGQWYKQADERSAATYVSVRRPDADLLLDTAPLNVSVQDGGQFTVDCTILSRSQLGSQLAVTWSYHSGSRGAEPETILTTDRSGVWTPLTPRWEGRLQQIQLSPTMYKLRIPKATPADSGNYTCSVQEWMMGPRGNWYLLAQDESLIGWVTVHGKESNLQSVICSNDALFYLVFFYPFPIFGILIITILLVRFRSRPSSKSGEGKNGVPLLWIKEPHLNYSPTCLEPPVLSIHPGTID